The Malus sylvestris chromosome 12, drMalSylv7.2, whole genome shotgun sequence genome contains a region encoding:
- the LOC126594549 gene encoding xylan glycosyltransferase MUCI21-like, which produces MVYYQRYKQRKKGEHLTEEDEECQSIIMGCSNSGYYKRTRPKLLSFVFLSLLSCSFILAPHLFYPNATFSLLRLAADDMVAYAPSSSSISNGTIFCDRSSFRSDVCILKGDVRTHSRSSSIFVYRSRDKSNFTNYLSSIVEENEEENGEKLHHEKIKPYSRKWEPSTMDTVTELDLIAKTDGTPGKQHECDVQHEVPAIFFSTAGYTGNVYHEFNDGIMPLYITSQHLRKQVVFVIVDFHNWWLMKYGDILSQLSDYPVISFSADKRTHCFPEATVGLQIHDELTVDSSNMEGNKSIFDFRNLLDRGYRPRVTSLTHEREAKKKLSVSMSPASKRSLKIKRKAHEAHQLKRARLVIISRKGSRAITNEHLLVQMAEKIGFEVEVLRPNSGTELAMIYWVLNSSDVVIGVHGAAMTHFLFMRPGSVLIQVIPLGTSWAAEEYYGKPARKLGLNYIGYKILTTESSLHNKYGKDDPVLKNPTSVTKKGWEYTKEIYLEGQTVRLHLTRFKKQLLRAYDCAIGRTTWHFEQQ; this is translated from the exons ATGGTATACTATCAGAGATACAAGCAGAGGAAAAAAGGTGAACATCTtacagaagaagatgaagagtgTCAGAGCATTATCATGGGGTGTTCAAACTCTGGTTACTACAAAAGAACAAGGCCCAAGCTTCTCTCTttcgtctttctctctctcctttcttgtAGCTTCATATTAGCACCTCATCTTTTCTACCCTAATGCCACTTTCTCTCTATTAC GCCTTGCTGCTGATGATATGGTTGCATATGCTCCCTCGAGTTCTTCAATCTCTAACG GAACTATATTTTGTGACAGGAGCAGTTTTCGATCAGATGTTTGTATCCTGAAAGGGGATGTAAGAACACACTCCCGTTCCTCTTCCATCTTTGTCTACAGATCCAGAGATAAAAGTAATTTCACAAACTATCTATCGAGCATCGTCGAGGAAAACGAAGAGGAAAATGGGGAAAAGCTTCACCACGAAAAGATCAAACCGTATTCCCGGAAATGGGAACCCAGTACCATGGACACCGTCACAGAATTAGACCTCATTGCAAAGACAGATGGCACTCCAGGAAAGCAACATGAGTGTGATGTCCAACATGAGGTTCCGGCCATATTCTTCTCAACGGCGGGCTATACCGGTAATGTTTATCATGAATTCAACGATGGTATTATGCCGTTGTACATTACTTCTCAGCATTTGAGGAAACAGGTTGTGTTTGTCATCGTTGATTTTCACAATTGGTGGCTTATGAAATACGGAGACATTCTTTCACAACTATCAGACTATCCAGTAATTAGTTTCAGTGCAGACAAGAGAACTCATTGCTTTCCTGAAGCTACTGTCGGTCTGCAAATTCACGATGAGCTCACTGTGGATTCTTCAAATATGGAAGGAAATAAGAGCATATTCGACTTTCGAAATCTTCTAGACCGGGGTTACAGGCCTCGAGTTACAAGTCTGACTCACGAACGAGAAGCAAAAAAGAAACTCTCCGTTTCTATGTCTCCCGCATCGAAAAGATCCTTAAAAATCAAGAGAAAAGCACATGAAGCACATCAACTCAAGAGGGCTAGACTAGTGATCATATCTAGAAAAGGATCAAGAGCAATAACCAATGAGCATTTGCTGGTGCAAATGGCTGAAAAAATCGGGTTTGAAGTTGAAGTTCTGAGACCTAATTCGGGGACCGAGTTGGCAATGATTTATTGGGTTCTTAATTCGAGTGATGTCGTGATCGGGGTTCACGGTGCTGCCATGACACATTTTCTGTTCATGAGACCTGGCTCTGTGTTGATCCAAGTTATCCCTCTTGGAACTAGTTGGGCAGCAGAGGAATACTATGGGAAACCTGCAAGAAAGCTTGGGTTAAACTACATCGGCTACAAAATTCTTACCACAGAAAGCTCGTTACACAACAAGTATGGTAAAGATGATCCTGTTCTTAAAAATCCAACTAGTGTAACAAAAAAAGGATGGGAATACACAAAGGAGATTTATCTTGAAGGTCAAACTGTGAGACTACACCTCACAAGATTTAAGAAGCAGTTGCTTCGTGCTTATGACTGCGCCATTGGAAGAACGACTTGGCATTTCGAACAACAATAA